In a single window of the Equus quagga isolate Etosha38 chromosome 7, UCLA_HA_Equagga_1.0, whole genome shotgun sequence genome:
- the THUMPD1 gene encoding THUMP domain-containing protein 1, producing the protein MATPVQQPPQSGSGKRKGKAHYVPAKRARRCDGGGPRQLEPGLQGILITCNMNERRCVEEAYSLLNEYGEDMYGPEKFTDKDQQPSGSEGEDDVEAALKKEVGDIKASTEMRLRRFQSVESGANNVVFIRTLGIEPEKLVHHILQDMYKTKKKKTRVILRMLPISGTCKAFLEDMKKYAETFLEPWFKAPNKGTFQIVYKSRNNSHLNREEVIKELAGIVGSLNTENKVDLTNPQYTVVVEIIKAVCCLSVVKDYMLFRKYNLQEVVKSAKDPSQLNSKQTAQAGNGAKLESGDKSDQNDSAEGTNNPQVVPENSEEPEQTKPISETEVVNEGGAKPELGSQVTEGSESSENGLS; encoded by the exons ATGGCGACCCCCGTCCAGCAGCCTCCTCAGTCTGGCAGCGGGAAGCGCAAAGGCAAGGCTCATTACGTGCCGGCCAAGCGGGCTCGGCGCTGCGATGGCGGCGGGCCGCGGCAGCTGGAACCCGGGCTACAGGGCATTCTCATTACCTGCAACATGAACGAGCGCAGGTGCGTGGAGGAGGCCTACAGTCTGCTCAACGAATACGGAGAAGACATGTATGGACCGGAAAAG tttacagataaggatCAACAGCCCTCTGGAAGTGAGGGAGAAGATGATGTGGAGGCTGCTTTGAAGAAAGAAGTTGGTGACATTAAGGCATCTACAGAGATGAGGCTAAGAAGATTCCAGTCAGTGGAGAGTGGAGCAAATAATGTAGTCTTCATCAGGACACTTGGGATAG aacCTGAGAAGTTGGTACATCATATTCTCCAGGATATGTACAAaaccaagaagaagaagactCGGGTTATTCTACGAATGTTACCCATCTCAGGCACATGCAAGGCTTTCTTAGAAGATATGAAGAAATATGCAGAAACATTTTTGGAACCCTGGTTTAAAGCTCCAAACAAAGGGACATTTCAGATAGTTTACAAATCTCGGAATAACAGTCACTTGAATAGAGAGGAAGTTATCAAAGAATTGGCAG GAATAGTGGGCAGcctaaatacagaaaacaaagtgGATCTTACCAATCCACAGTACACAGTGGTAGTAGAAATCATTAAAGCTGTCTGTTGCCTGAGTGTTGTGAAAGATTATATGTTGTTCAGAAAATATAATCTCCAAGAGGTGGTGAAGAGTGCTAAGGACCCATCACAGCTTAACTCAAAGCAGACAGCACAAGCAGGAAATGGAGCTAAATTGGAATCTGGTGACAAATCAGATCAAAATGACTCCGCAGAAGGAACAAATAACCCACAGGTAGTACCAGAGAATAGTGAGGAGCCGGAGCAGACAAAACCAATATCTGAGACTGAGGTGGTGAATGAGGGCGGAGCTAAGCCTGAACTTGGAAGTCAAGTCACAGAAGGATCTGAGTCAAGTGAAAATGGCCTCTCGTGA